From the Exiguobacterium aurantiacum genome, one window contains:
- the pyrH gene encoding UMP kinase, translating to MEPKYKRIVLKLSGEALAGDQGYGIDPAIVNSISGQIKELVAMGVEVAVVVGAGNIWRGKTGSELGMDRANADYMGMLATVLNSLALQDSLETNGVQTRVQTSIEMRQVAEPYIRRRAMRHLEKGRVVIFAAGTGNPYFSTDTTAALRAAEIEADVILMGKNNVDGVYSADPKLVPDAVKYDTLTYLDVLKDGLQVMDSTATSLCMDNHIPLIVFSLLEEGNIKRVVLGEHIGTVVGGINS from the coding sequence ATGGAACCGAAATATAAGCGAATTGTGTTAAAATTGAGTGGGGAAGCGCTCGCAGGAGATCAAGGGTACGGGATTGACCCGGCCATCGTCAATTCGATCTCTGGGCAAATTAAAGAATTGGTCGCCATGGGCGTCGAAGTAGCCGTCGTCGTCGGCGCCGGAAACATCTGGCGCGGCAAGACCGGTAGCGAGCTCGGTATGGACCGTGCGAATGCGGATTACATGGGCATGCTCGCCACGGTATTGAACTCGCTCGCGCTACAAGATAGCCTTGAAACGAACGGTGTCCAAACACGCGTCCAAACCTCAATCGAAATGCGCCAAGTGGCTGAACCGTATATCCGTCGCCGGGCAATGCGCCACCTTGAAAAAGGTCGTGTCGTTATCTTTGCGGCAGGGACGGGGAACCCGTACTTCTCGACAGACACGACAGCGGCACTCCGCGCAGCGGAGATTGAAGCTGATGTGATCTTGATGGGGAAAAACAACGTCGACGGCGTCTATTCGGCCGATCCGAAACTCGTTCCGGATGCAGTCAAATACGACACGCTCACGTACTTGGACGTCTTAAAGGACGGTCTCCAAGTCATGGATTCGACAGCCACGTCACTATGTATGGACAACCATATCCCACTGATTGTATTCTCATTGCTTGAAGAAGGAAACATCAAACGTGTCGTACTCGGGGAACATATCGGGACGGTAGTAGGAGGAATCAATTCATGA
- the tsf gene encoding translation elongation factor Ts: MAVTAAMVKELREKTGAGMLDCKKALTETNGDMQAAVDFLREKGIAKAAAKGDRIAAEGLTAVAVDGNKATLVEVNSETDFVAKNEKFQTLVSDVAKAVLTSGATSVEAALASEFVAGKTLETHIQEEASTIGEKISLRRIAVLQKADDAVFGTYLHMGGRIGSIVVIDGTTDETVAKDVAMHVAAARPLYATRDEVSAEEADREKKVLTEQALNEGKPANIVEKMIAGRMNKYFEEICLVDQTFVKDADFKVGKYVESKGGRINSFVRFEVGEGMEKREENFAEEVMNQLKK, from the coding sequence ATGGCAGTTACAGCAGCAATGGTAAAAGAACTTCGTGAAAAAACAGGCGCAGGTATGCTCGATTGCAAAAAAGCACTCACTGAAACAAACGGTGACATGCAAGCGGCAGTCGACTTCCTTCGTGAAAAAGGGATCGCTAAAGCAGCAGCTAAAGGCGACCGTATCGCAGCAGAAGGTTTGACGGCAGTAGCGGTTGACGGCAACAAAGCTACACTCGTCGAAGTCAACTCAGAAACAGACTTCGTTGCGAAAAACGAGAAGTTCCAAACACTCGTTTCAGACGTAGCGAAAGCAGTTCTCACTTCAGGCGCGACTTCAGTCGAAGCAGCACTCGCTTCTGAATTCGTAGCAGGTAAAACACTTGAGACACACATCCAAGAAGAAGCTTCGACAATCGGAGAGAAAATCTCACTCCGTCGCATCGCTGTCCTTCAAAAAGCTGATGACGCAGTCTTTGGCACATACCTCCACATGGGCGGACGCATCGGTTCGATCGTCGTCATCGACGGTACAACGGACGAAACAGTTGCGAAAGACGTTGCCATGCACGTAGCAGCAGCACGCCCACTTTACGCGACACGCGACGAAGTATCGGCTGAAGAAGCAGATCGTGAGAAGAAAGTCTTGACTGAGCAAGCCCTCAACGAAGGCAAGCCTGCCAACATCGTCGAGAAGATGATTGCTGGACGTATGAACAAGTACTTCGAGGAAATCTGCCTCGTCGACCAAACATTCGTTAAAGACGCTGACTTCAAAGTTGGGAAATACGTAGAGTCTAAAGGCGGCCGTATCAACTCATTCGTACGTTTCGAAGTTGGAGAAGGTATGGAAAAACGCGAAGAAAACTTTGCTGAAGAAGTAATGAACCAACTTAAAAAATAA
- the rpsB gene encoding 30S ribosomal protein S2, with protein MAVISMKQLLEAGVHFGHQTRRWNPKMAKYIFTERNGIYIIDLQKTVKKVDEAYNFVRELAAEGGNVLFVGTKKQAQDTIKEEALRSGMYFINERWLGGTLTNFSTIKKRINRLKQLEKMEADGTFEVLPKKEVIILKKEMTRLEKFLGGIKDMPGVPDALFIVDPRKERIAIAEAHKLNIPIVAIVDTNCDPDEIDYVIPANDDAIRAVKLLTSKMADAIIEAKQGEEEVAEEAVAPEAEATEAE; from the coding sequence ATGGCAGTAATTTCAATGAAGCAATTGCTCGAAGCTGGTGTACACTTCGGTCACCAGACACGCCGTTGGAACCCAAAAATGGCGAAATACATCTTCACGGAGCGTAACGGCATCTACATCATCGACCTTCAAAAAACGGTCAAAAAAGTAGACGAAGCGTACAACTTCGTTCGTGAACTCGCGGCAGAAGGCGGAAACGTCCTCTTCGTAGGTACGAAAAAACAAGCTCAAGATACAATCAAAGAAGAAGCACTCCGTTCAGGTATGTACTTCATCAACGAGCGTTGGTTGGGTGGAACACTCACTAACTTCTCAACAATCAAAAAGCGTATCAACCGCTTGAAGCAGCTTGAGAAAATGGAAGCTGACGGTACGTTCGAAGTACTTCCTAAGAAAGAAGTCATCATCTTGAAAAAAGAAATGACACGTCTTGAGAAGTTCCTCGGCGGAATCAAGGACATGCCAGGTGTTCCTGATGCTCTCTTCATCGTTGACCCACGTAAAGAGCGTATTGCGATTGCAGAAGCTCACAAATTGAACATCCCAATCGTTGCGATTGTCGACACAAACTGTGACCCAGACGAAATCGACTACGTCATCCCAGCGAACGACGATGCGATTCGTGCGGTTAAATTGCTCACTTCTAAGATGGCAGATGCGATCATCGAAGCGAAGCAAGGCGAAGAAGAAGTAGCTGAAGAAGCAGTAGCTCCAGAAGCTGAAGCGACAGAAGCTGAGTAA
- a CDS encoding FliA/WhiG family RNA polymerase sigma factor, protein MTTQLTELWDRWNTDRDMDTANELLAHYEFLIHYHVQRMIVTLPKSVERDELKSLGYMGLYDALMKYDPEHNNKFDTYAAFRIRGAIIDGLRKIDWLPRSVRERVKKIDHIAEQLEQKLHRAPTKEELASACELPVSEIEKAMAEGYFANMLSIDEAVTLQEEGKVMSVTYFDPDSEKPEDTLLQRELLDVLTTEIEHLSEKERLVVSLFYFDELTLTEIGEVLELSTSRISQIHSKALKTLKLALGRSYLEEKTS, encoded by the coding sequence ATGACGACTCAGCTTACCGAGTTGTGGGATCGTTGGAACACTGACCGCGATATGGATACAGCGAATGAACTATTGGCGCACTATGAGTTCCTCATCCATTATCACGTGCAACGAATGATCGTGACGCTCCCAAAGAGCGTCGAACGCGACGAATTGAAAAGTTTGGGTTACATGGGATTGTACGATGCCCTCATGAAATATGATCCAGAACACAACAACAAGTTTGACACGTACGCGGCGTTTCGAATCCGCGGCGCCATCATCGATGGGCTACGGAAAATCGATTGGTTACCGCGTTCGGTGCGCGAACGAGTGAAGAAGATTGATCACATCGCCGAGCAGCTCGAACAGAAGCTGCACCGGGCCCCGACGAAAGAAGAACTCGCGAGCGCCTGCGAACTACCGGTGTCGGAAATCGAGAAGGCGATGGCGGAAGGGTATTTCGCGAACATGTTGTCGATCGATGAGGCGGTGACGCTTCAAGAAGAAGGCAAGGTCATGTCCGTCACATATTTCGACCCTGACTCCGAGAAACCGGAAGATACGCTCTTGCAGCGCGAGCTGCTCGATGTGCTGACGACCGAAATCGAGCACTTATCCGAAAAAGAACGTCTCGTCGTCTCGTTATTTTATTTTGACGAGTTGACGTTGACCGAGATTGGCGAAGTGTTAGAACTATCGACGTCACGTATCTCCCAAATCCATTCTAAGGCGTTGAAGACGTTGAAACTCGCACTTGGACGTTCGTATTTAGAAGAGAAGACATCGTGA
- a CDS encoding chemotaxis protein CheD, with protein sequence MAEVLKIGIAEWKQTTAPNKLRTAGLGSCVGVILYDVRLQVAAMAHVMLPDSAIARKHQTVEVGKYADTAIEALVASLKRAGAGRLQAKMAGGAQMFQFKYENEAMRIGERNAEAVRNALKAHRIPLIAEDCGGHNGRTIEFDVATCVLSIRTVSVGTKEI encoded by the coding sequence ATGGCTGAAGTCCTTAAAATCGGCATCGCGGAATGGAAGCAGACGACGGCGCCGAATAAGTTGCGAACGGCAGGACTCGGTTCGTGCGTTGGTGTCATCTTGTATGATGTCCGGCTCCAAGTCGCGGCGATGGCCCATGTCATGCTGCCGGATTCGGCAATTGCCCGGAAACATCAAACGGTTGAAGTAGGAAAATATGCGGATACGGCCATCGAAGCGCTCGTCGCTTCGTTGAAACGGGCCGGAGCGGGTCGGCTTCAAGCGAAGATGGCCGGCGGCGCCCAAATGTTTCAATTCAAGTATGAGAATGAGGCGATGCGGATCGGTGAACGGAATGCCGAAGCCGTGCGCAACGCTTTAAAAGCGCACCGTATCCCGCTCATCGCAGAAGACTGCGGCGGGCATAACGGACGGACGATCGAATTTGATGTGGCGACTTGCGTCCTGTCGATTCGAACGGTCAGCGTAGGAACTAAGGAAATCTAG
- a CDS encoding chemotaxis protein CheC — MLSEFEQDLLKELGNIGSGHAATALSTLLAKPVSITVSSAEMEPITYLPERVGGPERHVASVLLELGGDINGMILILFPVDDAERMVASLIGGTFSFQTADELGQSAWEEIGNIMSGAYARALGDWLDTPITIQVPATAVDMAGSIVEFVVTSVQPEEDAALYIDTTFRIDEKVSAGHVLFLPTHGSLERIKQRLIGHG, encoded by the coding sequence CGGTAATATCGGTTCGGGCCATGCCGCGACGGCGTTGTCGACGCTCTTGGCCAAACCGGTCAGCATCACCGTCTCCTCAGCGGAGATGGAACCGATCACGTATTTACCGGAACGAGTCGGTGGGCCGGAACGTCACGTCGCGTCCGTTTTGTTAGAACTCGGCGGTGACATCAACGGCATGATTCTCATCTTGTTTCCCGTCGATGATGCTGAACGGATGGTCGCATCACTCATCGGAGGCACGTTCTCGTTCCAAACGGCGGATGAGCTCGGACAGTCAGCCTGGGAAGAGATCGGAAACATCATGAGCGGCGCGTACGCCCGTGCGCTTGGAGATTGGCTCGATACGCCAATCACGATTCAAGTCCCGGCGACAGCGGTCGATATGGCCGGTTCGATCGTCGAGTTTGTCGTCACGTCGGTCCAACCCGAGGAAGATGCGGCACTCTATATCGATACGACGTTCCGCATCGACGAGAAAGTAAGTGCCGGACATGTGTTGTTCCTACCGACGCATGGATCGCTCGAACGGATTAAACAGCGGTTGATCGGCCATGGCTGA